A window of Saccharomyces eubayanus strain FM1318 chromosome XII, whole genome shotgun sequence contains these coding sequences:
- the ECI1 gene encoding dodecenoyl-CoA isomerase — protein MHRYIKRGQYMDEEIGRPRLVVQTNSIAETNKEMPGIRKNEKISYRTVGPFFIIQLVKPGNLNALEGEDYIYLGELLELADKDPHVYFTVLQSSGRFFSSGADFKGIAKAQGDSSIEYASETSKWLSNFVARNVYVTDAFIKHSKVLICCLNGPAIGMSAALVALCDIVYSMNDKVYLLYPFANLGLVTEGGTTVSLPLKFGVNTAYEHLMFNKPFKYDTLCESGFISKNFNMPSASSEEFNTAVLEELGRKVEGLYLPSCLGMKKLLQSNHIDSLNKINSMEVNESLKYWVDGEPLRRFSQLGSKQRKHRL, from the coding sequence ATGCATCGATATATAAAGAGAGGACAGTACatggatgaagaaattgggCGTCCACGGCTGGTTGTACAGACAAATAGTATAGCagaaacaaacaaagagaTGCCGGGAATTAGAAAGAATGAGAAAATCAGTTATCGTACCGTGGGGCCCTTTTTCATTATACAATTAGTGAAACCTGGGAATTTAAATGCTTTAGAGGGAGAAGATTATATTTACCTGGGAGAACTGCTGGAATTGGCAGACAAAGACCCACACGTGTATTTCACAGTTTTACAAAGCAGCGGTAGGTTTTTTTCGAGTGGGGCAGACTTCAAAGGCATTGCAAAGGCACAGGGAGACAGTAGCATTGAATACGCATCAGAAACAAGCAAATGGCTGTCCAATTTTGTCGCTAGGAACGTATATGTTACAGATGCGTTTATCAAGCATTCCAAGGTTTTGATTTGCTGTTTGAACGGACCAGCTATAGGGATGAGTGCGGCGTTGGTGGCATTATGTGACATCGTGTACAGTATGAACGACAAGGTCTACTTGCTGTACCCATTTGCCAACTTGGGACTGGTCACCGAAGGCGGCACGACGGTTTCGCTGCCTCTAAAGTTTGGCGTAAACACGGCGTATGAGCACCTGATGTTCAATAAACCATTCAAGTACGATACACTGTGCGAGAGCGGGTTCATAAGCAAGAATTTCAACATGCCATCGGCAAGCAGCGAAGAGTTCAATACGGCGGTTTTGGAAGAGCTGGGACGCAAAGTGGAAGGGTTGTATTTGCCCAGTTGCCTGggaatgaagaaattgctccAGTCGAACCACATTGACTCACTGAACAAGATCAATTCGATGGAGGTGAATGAATCGCTGAAGTACTGGGTGGACGGAGAGCCTTTGAGAAGATTTAGCCAATTGGGCTCCAAACAGAGAAAACATCGGTTATAG
- the NNT1 gene encoding S-adenosylmethionine-dependent methyltransferase: MSDIESLGGAAGLFEEPEDFLPPPPKPHFAEYQRSHSTKESKSDVTDIKLRLVGTSPLWGHLLWNAGVYTSNHLDAHPELIKGKTVLELGAAAALPSVICALNGAKMVVSTDYPDPDLMENIRYNIKTNVPEGLGNISAEGYIWGNDYTPLLANINKSNSSNEKFDLIILSDLVFNHTEHHKLLRTTKDLLAENGKALVVFSPHRPKLLANDLEFFQLANDEFSLVPELIEMVNWKPMFDEDEETVEIRSRVYAYYLTHKK, translated from the coding sequence ATGTCAGATATAGAATCATTAGGCGGGGCCGCAGGTCTATTCGAAGAGCCAGAGGACTTTCTTCCTCCCCCACCAAAACCTCATTTTGCGGAATACCAAAGGTCGCACAGCACTAAAGAGTCCAAATCCGATGTAACAGACATCAAGCTTCGTCTCGTCGGTACGTCCCCGCTTTGGGGTCATCTTTTGTGGAATGCGGGGGTATATACATCGAACCATTTGGATGCTCATCCAGAACTGATAAAGGGGAAAACTGTTTTAGAATTGGGTGCTGCAGCAGCTCTACCTTCTGTCATTTGTGCTTTGAACGGTGCTAAAATGGTTGTTTCTACTGATTATCCTGATCCTGATCTAATGGAAAATATTCgttataatataaaaactAACGTTCCAGAAGGACTCGGCAACATCAGTGCAGAGGGATATATTTGGGGTAATGATTATACTCCATTGTTGGCCAACATCAACAAGTCTAACAGTAGCAATGAGAAGTTTGATTTGATCATCTTGAGTGATTTGGTTTTCAATCATACAGAGCATCATAAATTACTTAGAACAACAAAGGACTTATTGGCTGAAAATGGTAAGGCGTTAGTAGTGTTTTCACCACATAGACCAAAATTGTTGGCAAATGACttggaatttttccaattggCTAACGATGAGTTCAGTTTGGTTCCTGAGTTGATCGAAATGGTTAATTGGAAACCAATGttcgatgaagatgaagaaacagTCGAAATCAGATCTCGCGTTTACGCATATTATCTAACCCATAAAAAGTAA
- the CTS1 gene encoding chitinase has protein sequence MSLFYTILLFTQFLVSSTNAFDGSANTNIAVYWGQNSAGTQESLATYCQSSDADIFLLSFLNQFPTLGLNFANACSDTFSDGLLHCTQIAKDIETCQSLGKKVLLSLGGASGSYLFSDDSQAEDFAQTLWDTFGEGTGXSERPFDSAVVDGFDFDIENNNNVGYSALATKLRTLFAKGTKQYYLSAAPQCPYPDASVGDLLENADIDFAFIQFYNNYCNVNGQFNWDTWLTYAQTVSPNKNIKLFLGLPGSSSAAGSGYISDTSLLESTIAEISSSSAFGGIALWDASQAFTNQLNGEPYVQVLKELLADADSTPTSSTTTTLKSTTTSKSTTTLSSTTSTSQKKTTQITTTTQSKTKVTLSPTTTSTIETPTTSSTEITSSTMTETTSTTTTSKNTPAITTTKSPFTTATTTSVKTTLSTPTTTTSTLSPTTSTLSPTTSTLSPTTSTLSPTTTGSSSDSAARTTAKQLNAQYAAGQLNGKSTCTEGEIACSADGEYAVCDHSAWVYMECASGTTCYAFDSGDSVYTQCNFSYLESNYF, from the coding sequence ATGTCACTCTTTTATACCATCCTTCTATTTACACAATTTTTAGTGTCTTCAACTAATGCTTTTGATGGCTCCGCTAATACTAATATTGCTGTTTACTGGGGCCAAAATTCAGCAGGCACACAAGAATCCTTAGCTACTTACTGTCAATCTTCTGATGCTGATATTTTCCTATTGTCCTTCTTAAACCAGTTTCCAACACTTGGTTTGAACTTTGCCAACGCATGCTCTGATACATTTTCCGATGGCTTGCTTCACTGTACTCAAATTGCCAAAGATATCGAAACCTGTCAATCCCTTGGCAAGAAAGTTCTTTTATCATTAGGTGGTGCGTCTGGTAGTTATTTATTTTCGGATGATTCCCAAGCAGAAGATTTCGCTCAGACTTTATGGGATACTTTTGGCGAAGGTACTGGTKCTAGTGAACGTCCATTTGACTCTGCCGTTGTTGAcggttttgattttgacattgaaaacaacaacaatgtTGGATACAGTGCTTTAGCTACCAAATTAAGAACTTTATTTGCCAAAGGTACTAAGCAGTACTACCTTTCTGCTGCTCCTCAATGTCCATATCCAGATGCTTCAGTTGGTGACCTGCTAGAGAATGCCGACATTGATTTCGCGTTCATCCAATTCTATAATAACTACTGTAATGTCAACGGTCAGTTTAATTGGGACACCTGGTTAACCTATGCTCAAACTGTATCCCCAAATAAGAACATAAAGCTGTTCTTGGGCTTACctggttcttcttcagccGCAGGATCTGGATATATCTCTGATACCTCCTTATTGGAATCCACCATTGCCGAAATCTCATCTTCAAGTGCATTCGGTGGTATTGCATTATGGGATGCATCTCAAGCTTTTACAAATCAACTAAATGGTGAGCCATATGTCCAAGTTCTCAAGGAACTGTTGGCAGATGCTGACTCAACCCCGACCTCTTCTACTACCACTACCTTAAAATCCACAACTACTTCAAAATCCACGACTACTTTAAGTTCAACAACTTCTACCTCTCAAAAAAAGACCACCCAAATTACCACTACCACACAAAGTAAGACTAAAGTAACGCTATCTCCAACCACTACTAGTACTATAGAAACTCCAACTACCAGCAGTACAGAGATAACATCATCCACCATGACAGAGACTACTTCCACGACCACTACGTCAAAGAATACTCCCGCTATCACCACAACAAAGAGTCCTTTCACTACTGCTACCACCACTAGCGTAAAAACTACTCTGTCTACTCCAACGACTACCACAAGCACACTTTCTCCAACTACAAGTACACTTTCTCCAACTACAAGTACACTTTCTCCAACTACAAGTACACTCTCTCCAACAACCACAGGCTCAAGCTCAGACAGTGCGGCTCGTACAACCGCTAAACAGTTAAATGCTCAATATGCCGCCGGTCAATTGAATGGTAAATCTACGTGTACTGAGGGCGAGATTGCATGCTCTGCTGATGGAGAGTACGCTGTTTGTGACCACAGCGCCTGGGTTTATATGGAATGTGCTTCAGGAACTACGTGTTATGCTTTTGACTCAGGTGACTCAGTGTACACGCAATGTAATTTCTCCTATTTGGAAAGTAACTACTTCTAA
- the MEC3 gene encoding Mec3p, whose product MKLKLIVNGCEAPDDYKLLRTTINTVASLRKTAILRFNSERLTIISTPKSSLNSSSNGTILRGDTGQLWCTIPQDVFRLYTVISARELNTITMECNCDSLLSVFKRYDRVMNQGSSSNMTIKLQSMPEWNTNNGTLSGGTAGGVDTTSKPNPICALGVTFEEIVHTGGPNDAVVMNGGIDDQNGLPTTVATGNLLASNKVIMHSFKVPVKLLFRAQDTRIQEPMINYIQLMMYKLPPISGEFGSAFHGFIRRVERYTNVNHIHLTGIKKKKQGDEGDDVELKIIVNELDWHLEICWNGPLDSVIQQQESSSANPSQNHNMDIHPEHEQESLPMIDTDKPMSSLYTNTRDREIEENARYDEDLLRIEDSEIADTRNNYTTDNSDDTRFNDVSVMVEKAEQESSSTHEVIIRCKDWKVCSKLYAAFEEVVLAISHDESCVFHCSLDRGSLEDSEDVEKPRERGQIIYYMARSKGL is encoded by the coding sequence ATGAAGTTGAAGTTAATAGTGAATGGTTGCGAAGCACCAGATGACTATAAATTATTGAGAACTACTATCAATACGGTAGCCTCATTGAGAAAGACAGCTATTTTAAGATTCAATAGCGAAAGGTTGACCATAATATCCACTCCCAAATCGTCACTGAATAGTAGTAGCAATGGTACAATACTACGCGGAGACACTGGACAACTATGGTGTACTATTCCTCAGGATGTGTTTAGACTGTATACAGTCATATCCGCTCGCGAACTAAATACAATAACAATGGAGTGCAATTGTGACTCTTTATTGagtgttttcaaaagatacGACCGCGTAATGAATCAAGGATCCTCTTCTAATATGACTATAAAGCTGCAGTCAATGCCTGAATGGAATACAAATAACGGAACACTTTCAGGAGGAACAGCCGGAGGTGTGGATACAACATCAAAACCAAACCCTATTTGTGCATTGGGTGtaacttttgaagaaattgttcATACTGGCGGTCCCAATGATGCTGTGGTCATGAATGGGGGAATAGATGATCAAAATGGCTTGCCGACGACAGTAGCGACAGGAAATTTACTTGCAAGTAACAAGGTTATTATGCACTCGTTTAAGGTGCCAGTAAAATTATTGTTTCGTGCTCAGGACACGCGAATACAGGAGCCCATGATCAACTATATTCAGTTAATGATGTACAAACTGCCGCCGATTTCTGGTGAGTTCGGTTCTGCCTTTCATGGGTTTATAAGACGTGTCGAACGGTATACTAACGTTAATCACATTCATTTAACTGgaatcaagaagaaaaagcagGGCGACGAGGGAGATGATGTGGAGTTGAAAATAATTGTGAATGAGTTAGATTGGCATTTGGAAATATGTTGGAATGGACCCTTAGACTCAGTGatacaacaacaagagaGTAGTTCTGCCAATCCTTCCCAAAATCATAATATGGACATCCATCCTGAGCATGAACAAGAATCTCTTCCCATGATTGATACTGACAAACCGATGTCTTCGCTATATACCAATACTAGAGATAGAGAGATAGAGGAGAATGCTCGTTATGATGAAGACCTGTTGAGGATTGAAGACAGTGAAATTGCTGATACGCGAAATAATTACACTACTGACAACAGCGACGATACAAGATTCAATGATGTGTCTGTAATGGTAGAAAAGGCGGAACAAGAGAGTTCGTCCACTCATGAAGTAATTATCCGCTGCAAAGATTGGAAAGTCTGTTCCAAACTATACGCAGCGTTCGAGGAAGTTGTTTTGGCAATTTCTCACGACGAATCTTGTGTATTCCATTGTTCGCTGGACCGTGGTAGTTTGGAGGACAGCGAGGACGTGGAAAAGCCAAGGGAAAGAGGTCAGATCATATATTACATGGCAAGATCAAAAGGTTTGTGA
- the GUF1 gene encoding GTPase GUF1 produces MLKLKVKTLKQLWSHQRHTYILRYNHTVTPAQVLQTRIEQIPIENYRNFSIVAHVDHGKSTLSDRLLEITHVIDPNAKNKQVLDKLEVERERGITIKAQTCSMFYNDKRTGEDYLLHLIDTPGHVDFRGEVSRSYASCGGAILLVDASQGIQAQTVANFYLAFSLGLKLIPVINKVDLNLTDVKQVKDQIVNNFELPEEDIIGVSAKTGLNVEDLLLPAIIDRIPPPTGRLGKPFRALLVDSWYDAYLGAVLLVNIVDGSVRKNDRVVCAQTKEKYEVKDTGIMYPDRTSTGTLKAGQVGYIVLGMKDSKEAKVGDTIMHLGKEHETEVLPGFEEQKPMVFVGAFPADGVEFKAMDDDMSRLVLNDRSVTLERETSNALGQGWRLGFLGSLHASVFRERLEKEYGSKLIITQPTVPYLVEFTDGSKKLITNPDEFPDAATKRVNVAAYHEPFIEAVMTLPQEYLGNVIRLCDSNRGEQIDITYLNTNGQVMLKYYLPLSHLVDDFFGKLKSVSRGFASLDYEEAGYRNSDVVKLQLLVNGNAIDALSRVLHRSEVERVGREWVKKFKEFVKSQLYEVVIQARANNKIIARETIKARRKDVLQKLHASDLSRRKKLLAKQKEGKKHMKTIGNIQINQEAYQAFLRR; encoded by the coding sequence ATGCTAAAACTTAAGGTCAAAACGTTAAAGCAACTATGGTCTCATCAACGGCATACATACATTCTACGATATAATCATACGGTGACGCCCGCACAGGTTTTGCAAACACGGATTGAACAAATTCCAATAGAAAATTACAGAAACTTTTCTATTGTTGCTCATGTCGATCATGGAAAGTCGACATTAAGTGACAGACTGCTAGAAATAACACACGTCATTGATCCAAATGCGAAAAATAAGCAGGTTCTAGATAAACTTGAAGtcgaaagagaaagaggaaTCACTATAAAAGCACAAACATGTTCGATGTTCTATAACGACAAAAGAACTGGAGAAGATTACCTCTTACACCTAATTGACACTCCAGGACATGTAGATTTTAGAGGGGAAGTTTCAAGGTCTTACGCATCATGCGGGGGGGCTATTCTTTTGGTCGATGCCTCGCAAGGTATTCAAGCTCAGACAGTGGCTAATTTCTATTTGGCCTTTAGCCTGGGGTTGAAGTTAATCCCGGTAATAAATAAAGTCGATCTCAACCTTACAGACGTAAAACAGGTTAAAGACCAAATAGTGAATAATTTTGAGCTTCCGGAAGAAGACATAATCGGCGTCAGTGCCAAAACAGGTCTAAACGTGGAAGACCTGCTATTGCCAGCTATAATTGACCGCATACCACCACCAACTGGGAGGCTCGGCAAACCCTTTAGAGCACTATTAGTAGATTCGTGGTACGATGCATACTTAGGAGCAGTTCTTTTAGTCAATATAGTTGACGGGTCTGTACGCAAGAATGACAGGGTTGTTTGTGCCCagacaaaggaaaaatacgaAGTTAAAGATACCGGAATCATGTATCCTGACAGGACTTCCACAGGTACTTTGAAGGCGGGGCAAGTTGGCTATATAGTACTGGGAATGAAGGACTCTAAGGAGGCTAAAGTAGGAGATACTATTATGCATTTGGGTAAGGAGCATGAAACCGAAGTACTTCCTggctttgaagaacaaaaaccTATGGTGTTTGTGGGCGCGTTTCCGGCAGATGGGGTTGAATTTAAAGCGATGGATGATGATATGAGTAGACTTGTTCTCAATGACAGATCCGTTACCTTGGAGCGTGAGACTTCTAATGCCTTAGGACAAGGTTGGAGGTTGGGCTTTTTAGGATCTTTACATGCATCTGTTTTCCGTGAAAGgctagaaaaagaatatggtTCCAAATTGATTATTACCCAACCCACTGTGCCTTATTTAGTTGAGTTCACTGATGGTTCAAAAAAGCTAATAACCAATCCTGATGAATTTCCAGACGCTGCTACGAAAAGAGTAAACGTTGCAGCTTATCACGAACCATTTATAGAGGCAGTTATGACGTTGCCTCAGGAATATTTAGGCAATGTTATACGTTTATGCGACAGCAATCGAGGAGAACAGATTGATATCACTTACCTTAACACTAACGGACAAGTAATGCTAAAATATTACCTTCCGTTATCACATTTGGTTGATGACTTTTTTGGCAAATTAAAATCTGTCTCCAGAGGGTTTGCTTCTTTGGATTATGAAGAGGCTGGATATAGAAATTCTGATGTCGTGAAACTACAACTATTAGTTAATGGGAATGCTATCGACGCCTTATCCAGGGTATTGCACAGGTCTGAAGTTGAACGAGTTGGTAGGGAATGggtaaagaaattcaaagagttcGTTAAATCGCAATTATATGAGGTTGTTATCCAAGCTAGGGCTAATAACAAGATAATAGCTAGGGAGACCATAAAGGcgagaagaaaagatgtTCTTCAGAAGTTACATGCTTCTGATCTCTCTCGTAGAAAGAAACTATTGGCCAAGCAAAAAGAGGGTAAAAAGCATATGAAAACTATAGGTAATATCCAAATTAACCAAGAAGCATATCAAGCATTTTTACGTCGTTGA
- the COQ11 gene encoding ubiquinone biosynthesis protein COQ11 translates to MAPKFVVFGGNGFLGKRICQNAVIAGYQVVSVSRSGKAPHSTELNEKQWIQEVQWTAADIFKPDSYHSLLKDAANVVHSLGILLENESYKKTLSKSPTNNSKSSLFSLGAGPNPLRKSSPYFTYEMMNKQSAIILADTFKQAIIKRGKKEQAKVDERSFTYISADKGFPIIPSGYINSKREAEIEIERLHEYFRPIIMRPGFMFDEHRNAIGPRSFIHSALELLYCGNRFLLQNKLKFMNDLIRPTVSTQQVSHSILTKVEDPNFTGIVTLEEILKT, encoded by the coding sequence ATGGCACCAAAGTTTGTAGTTTTTGGGGGAAATGGGTTCTTAGGGAAGAGAATTTGTCAAAATGCGGTGATTGCAGGCTATCAAGTTGTTTCTGTATCTAGGTCCGGCAAAGCTCCCCACAGTACTGAATTAAATGAGAAACAATGGATTCAGGAAGTTCAATGGACTGCGGCTGATATTTTTAAACCAGACTCTTACCATTCGTTACTGAAAGATGCCGCAAACGTGGTTCATAGTTTGGGgattcttttggaaaacgaGAGCTATAAGAAAACTCTTTCGAAAAGCCCCACAAATAATTCAAAATCGAgtcttttctctcttggTGCAGGACCAAATCCTTTACGAAAAAGCAGTCCCTACTTTACTTATGAAATGATGAATAAGCAAAGTGCCATTATTTTGGCAGATACTTTTAAGCAGGcaattataaaaagaggcAAGAAGGAGCAGGCGAAAGTAGACGAAAGATCGTTTACATATATTTCTGCAGATAAGGGGTTTCCGATCATACCCAGTGGTTATATCAATTCAAAGAGGGAGgctgaaattgaaatagAAAGACTGCACGAGTATTTTAGACCTATCATTATGAGGCCTGGTTTCATGTTTGATGAGCATAGAAACGCAATTGGACCGAGATCTTTCATTCACAGCGCTCTTGAGCTCCTTTACTGTGGTAACAGATTTTTGTTACAGAACAAACTAAAATTTATGAATGACCTAATAAGGCCAACGGTATCTACTCAACAGGTAAGCCATTCCATCTTGACAAAAGTTGAAGATCCAAACTTCACAGGAATAGTAACACTTGAGGAAATACTCAAAAcatga
- the GCD7 gene encoding translation initiation factor eIF2B subunit beta — MSSQAFSSAHPNAATSDLNITIDTFVAKLKRRQVQGSYAIALETLQLLMRFISAARWNHVNELIEQIRDLGNRLEKAHPTAFSCGNVIRRILAVLRDEVEEDTMNTTVTSTSVAEPLISSMFNLLQKPEQPHQNRKNSSSSSTMKTKTDYRQVAIQGIKDLIDEIKNIDEGIQQIAIDLIHDHEILLTPTPDSKTVLKFLITARERSNRTFTVLVTEGFPNNTKNAHEFAKKLAQHNIETLVVPDSAVFALMSRVGKVIIGTKAVFVNGGTISSNSGVSSVCECAREFRTPVFAVAGLYKLSPLYPFDVEKFVEFGGSQRILPRMDPRKRLDAVNQITDYVPPENIDIYITNVGGFNPSFIYRIAWDNYKQIDVHLDKKKV; from the coding sequence ATGTCCTCTCAAGCATTCTCTTCAGCACATCCAAATGCGGCAACATCTGATTTGAATATCACTATTGACACCTTTGTTGCTaagttgaaaagaagacaagTACAAGGTTCATATGCCATTGCCTTAGAAACTTTACAGCTGTTGATGAGATTTATCTCAGCAGCTCGTTGGAACCATGTCAACGAGCTTATTGAACAAATCAGAGATTTGGGCAATAGGTTAGAGAAGGCTCATCCCACTGCTTTTAGTTGTGGTAATGTCATCAGAAGAATACTGGCTGTTTTAAGAGATGAAGTGGAGGAAGACACCATGAATACAACGGTTACCTCTACATCTGTTGCCGAGCCTTTAATTTCCTCCATGTTTAATCTACTACAGAAACCCGAGCAACCCCATCAAAATAGGAAAAATAGTTCCAGTAGTTCTACCatgaaaaccaaaactGACTACCGTCAAGTGGCCATCCAGGGTATCAAAGATCTTATagatgaaatcaaaaacattGACGAAGGTATCCAACAAATCGCTATCGACCTGATTCACGACCATGAAATTTTATTAACCCCAACGCCTGATTCAAAAACCGTGCTAAAGTTTTTAATCACTGCTCGCGAACGTAGCAATAGAACGTTTACAGTGCTAGTCACGGAAGGCTTTCCTaacaatacaaaaaatgCGCATGAGTTTGCCAAAAAATTAGCACAACATAACATAGAAACCCTGGTAGTTCCCGATTCAGCAGTTTTTGCGCTAATGTCTCGTGTTGGTAAGGTTATCATTGGTACTAAAGCCGTCTTTGTCAACGGTGGTACCATCTCATCAAATTCAGGTGTTTCATCTGTTTGTGAATGTGCTCGTGAATTCAGAACCCCTGTCTTCGCTGTTGCTGGTCTATATAAACTATCTCCCTTATACCCATTCGATGTGGAGAAGTTTGTCGAATTCGGTGGGTCTCAGCGTATATTACCTAGAATGGacccaagaaaaagattaGATGCTGTTAATCAAATTACCGATTATGTCCCACCTGAAAACATTGATATCTACATAACAAACGTCGGTGGGTTTAATCCAAGTTTCATATATCGTATTGCATGGGATAATTATAAGCAAATTGATGTGCACTTagataaaaagaaggtaTAA
- the SEC72 gene encoding Sec63 complex subunit SEC72, whose translation MVTLEYNTNSKQISASGADVTQSTETNIDQINVLTTSLIGETNPNFTPQPNEALSKMIKGLFESGMKNLQQKKLNEALKNVSLAIEMAQRKRAPWEAFAIQLPELHFMLRSKIDLSLVLGKYLEALQDLDFLLGTGLIQPDVFVRKADCLLKLGQWEEARATLERGLAFVPDDMKLRALLIETARNLAEYNGE comes from the coding sequence ATGGTTACCCTTGAATACAACACAAACAGCAAACAGATAAGTGCAAGTGGCGCCGATGTCACACAATCCACCGAAACCAATATCGATCAAATAAATGTCCTCACTACATCATTAATAGGTGAAACAAACCCAAATTTTACTCCACAACCAAATGAAGCTCTAAGTAAAATGATCAAAGGTTTGTTTGAAAGCGGTATGAAAAATCTACAACAGAAGAAACTGAACGaggctttgaaaaatgtttcCTTAGCAATCGAAATGGcacaaaggaaaagagcGCCTTGGGAAGCCTTTGCTATTCAGCTACCAGAGTTGCACTTCATGCTTCGTAGCAAAATAGATTTGTCTTTGGTGCTCGGAAAGTATTTAGAGGCATTGCAAGATCTAGACTTTTTACTCGGTACGGGGCTCATCCAACCAGACGTCTTTGTGAGGAAAGCGGACTGTCTGTTGAAATTAGGACAGTGGGAAGAAGCTAGAGCCACTTTAGAAAGAGGCTTGGCATTTGTTCCCGACGATATGAAACTTAGAGCCCTTCTAATAGAAACAGCAAGAAATTTAGCCGAATATAACGGCGAGTAA
- the GSP1 gene encoding Ran GTPase GSP1: MSAPAANGEVPTFKLVLVGDGGTGKTTFVKRHLTGEFEKKYIATIGVEVHPLSFYTNFGEIKFDVWDTAGQEKFGGLRDGYYINAQCAIIMFDVTSRITYKNVPNWHRDLVRVCENIPIVLCGNKVDVKERKVKAKTITFHRKKNLQYYDISAKSNYNFEKPFLWLARKLAGNPQLEFVASPALAPPEVQVDEQLMQQYQQEMEQATALPLPDEDDADL; this comes from the coding sequence ATGTCTGCCCCAGCTGCTAACGGTGAAGTCCCAACCTTTAAACTAGTCCTTGTCGGTGATGGTGGTACTGGTAAGACCACTTTCGTCAAGAGACATTTGACTGGTGAATTCGAAAAGAAGTACATTGCCACCATCGGTGTTGAAGTGCATCCTTTGTCCTTCTACACCAATTTCGGTGAAATTAAATTCGACGTCTGGGACACTGCTGGCCAAGAAAAGTTCGGTGGTCTAAGAGACGGTTACTACATCAATGCTCAATGTGCCATCATTATGTTCGATGTCACCTCCAGAATTACTTACAAGAATGTTCCTAACTGGCACAGAGATTTGGTCCGTGTCTGTGAAAACATTCCAATCGTCTTGTGTGGTAACAAGGTCGAtgtcaaagaaagaaaggtCAAGGCCAAGACCATCACTTTCCAcagaaagaagaacttGCAATACTACGACATTTCCGCCAAATCTAACTACAACTTTGAAAAGCCTTTCTTATGGTTGGCCAGAAAATTGGCTGGTAACCCACAATTAGAGTTTGTTGCTTCTCCAGCTTTGGCCCCACCAGAGGTCCAAGTCGACGAACAATTGATGCAACAATACCAACAAGAAATGGAACAAGCCACCGCCTTGCCATTGcctgatgaagatgatgctGATTTATAA
- the ATP14 gene encoding F1F0 ATP synthase subunit h: MFPAASRRIVLNASRLPLRLCNRTLTTTRVSYNVIQDLYLRELKETKLAPSSLQDAEGNVKPWSPPKKPTLPELELQGPDALKAYADQNVETANDTKSSVEGEAEPIEEDWLVLDDVEEAKESH, from the coding sequence ATGTTCCCCGCCGCTTCCAGAAGAATAGTGCTCAATGCTTCGAGATTACCATTGAGATTGTGTAATAGAACTTTGACGACCACAAGAGTATCCTACAACGTCATACAGGACTTGTACTTGAGGGAACTGAAGGAAACTAAGCTGGCTCCCAGCTCTTTGCAAGATGCCGAGGGTAACGTCAAGCCTTGGAGCCCACCAAAGAAGCCAACCTTACCAGAATTGGAACTTCAAGGCCCAGACGCCCTAAAGGCATACGCCGATCAAAACGTAGAAACCGCCAACGACACCAAGAGCTCTGTGGAGGGCGAAGCCGAACCAATTGAAGAGGACTGGTTGGTCTTGGACGACGTCGAGgaagcaaaagaaagccATTGA